A window of the Helianthus annuus cultivar XRQ/B chromosome 4, HanXRQr2.0-SUNRISE, whole genome shotgun sequence genome harbors these coding sequences:
- the LOC110935304 gene encoding uncharacterized protein LOC110935304 — translation MRFCPLDRPPFCCSSLMEQAERMESPPPSQVLKQFYDRRGERLDEYTKARRSVRWPFKFGSYPPGREPDRIPYHLFLLVKEADDIMRSRNNPNDVTQLALVEKKIRFFCKYFHCHLPCGWEYNRDNASDVVACYDPTRVPRYNMAGYTPISISSLGGRSPVSEYDEQTLLSRHEMIVVMCIIHSRKTPTVWKMGRQLVLFYCKVCSCFGIDYHRLEAASEDDVCLMNVGSYNL, via the exons atgcgtttctgCCCTCTCGACAGACCACCTTTTTGCTGCTCATCATTGATGGAACAG GCAGAGCGTATGGAGTCTCCTCCACCCTCACAGGTGCTGAAACAGTTCTACGAC AGACGGGGTGAGAGGCTTGATGAATACACTAAAGCCAGGCGGAGCGTTCGGTGGCCATTTAAATTTGGTTCTTATCCTCCGGGGCGTGAACCTGATCGTATTCCTTATCATTTGTTTCTGCTGGTTAAGGAAGCAGATGATATCATGAGGAGCCGCAACAACCCTAATGACGTGACACAATTGGCGTTGGTTGAGAAGAAAATTCGCTTTTTTTGTAAATACTTCCACTGTCATCTGCCTTGTGGCTGGGAATA CAATCGGGATAATGCCAGTGATGTTGTTGCCTGCTATGACCCCACGCGCGTGCCTAGATACAATATGGCTGGTTACACCCCTATTTCTATCTCCTCTTTGGGAGGGCGGAGCCCGGTGTCTGAGTATGATGAGCAGACCCTTCTCTCACGACATGAGATGATTGTTGTTATGTGTATTATTCACTCACGGAAGACGCCTACAGTTTGGAAAATGGGCCGGCAGTTGGTGTTGTTCTACTGTAAAGTATGTTCCTGCTTTGGTATTGATTACCATCGTTTAGAGGCCGCTTCTGAGGATGATGTCTGCTTGATGAATGTGGGATCATACAACCTCTAG